A DNA window from Pseudomonas sp. B21-056 contains the following coding sequences:
- a CDS encoding LysR family transcriptional regulator, translating to MDQVRAMKVFVRIYERSSFTLAAEDLNLPRATLTHTLNQFEAWLGVRLLERSTRKVRPTLDGEAYYPRCVQLLAELEEAELAFRSVAPKGRLRVDLHGTLARHFVIPALPQFMARYPDIELSISEADRFVDLISEGVDCVLRAGTLGDSSLIGRRVATLRQITCASPAYLRQYGEPKNLDDLSRHRAVNYVSRTTAKQYPFEFMVEGELKEVAIEGALSVFGAEIYAASAIAGLGLIQCPHYRMETQIQQGLVQEVLIDTPPPPMPISVLYPHNRHLSPRVRVFVDWVTEVFAGAG from the coding sequence ATGGATCAGGTCAGGGCGATGAAGGTGTTCGTGCGCATCTACGAGCGCAGCAGTTTTACCCTGGCCGCCGAAGACCTGAACCTGCCCCGGGCCACGCTGACCCATACCCTCAATCAGTTCGAAGCCTGGCTGGGCGTACGCCTGCTGGAGCGCAGCACCCGCAAGGTGCGGCCGACGCTGGATGGCGAGGCCTATTACCCGCGTTGCGTGCAACTGCTGGCGGAACTCGAAGAAGCCGAACTGGCGTTTCGCAGCGTGGCACCCAAGGGGCGGCTGCGAGTGGACTTGCATGGCACCCTGGCCCGGCATTTCGTGATCCCGGCGCTGCCACAGTTCATGGCCCGTTACCCGGACATCGAGCTGTCCATCAGCGAGGCCGATCGTTTCGTCGACCTGATCAGCGAAGGGGTCGATTGCGTGCTGCGGGCCGGCACGTTGGGGGATTCATCATTGATTGGCCGGCGTGTCGCCACCCTGCGCCAGATCACCTGCGCCAGCCCCGCCTATCTGCGTCAATACGGTGAACCGAAGAACCTCGACGACCTGAGCCGGCACCGGGCGGTGAACTACGTGTCGCGCACCACCGCCAAACAGTATCCGTTCGAATTCATGGTCGAAGGCGAACTCAAGGAAGTGGCTATCGAAGGCGCGCTCTCGGTGTTCGGTGCTGAAATCTACGCTGCCTCGGCCATCGCCGGCCTGGGCCTGATCCAATGCCCGCACTATCGGATGGAAACGCAGATCCAGCAGGGCCTGGTCCAGGAAGTCCTCATCGACACCCCACCGCCGCCCATGCCGATCTCGGTGCTCTACCCACACAACCGCCACCTGTCGCCGCGGGTGCGGGTGTTCGTGGATTGGGTGACGGAGGTGTTTGCCGGGGCGGGTTAG
- the tcyN gene encoding L-cystine ABC transporter ATP-binding protein TcyN, with the protein MIVVEKLTKQFKGQTVLNGIDLQIEEGEVVAIIGPSGSGKTTFLRCLNFLEEPSSGRIKVGDIEIDGSRPLNQQQGLVRRLRQQVGFVFQNFNLFPHRTALENVIEGPLVVKKTPRADAETLGRKLLAKVGLAGKEDAYPRRLSGGQQQRVAIARALAMEPQVILFDEPTSALDPELVGEVLATIRGLAEEKRTMVIVTHEMGFARDVANRVVFFDKGVIVEQGEAKAMFAAPKEERTRQFLSKFLSAGHGAQ; encoded by the coding sequence ATGATCGTGGTTGAAAAGCTGACCAAACAGTTCAAGGGTCAGACGGTGCTCAACGGTATCGATCTGCAGATCGAGGAAGGCGAAGTCGTTGCAATCATCGGCCCCAGCGGCTCGGGCAAGACCACCTTCCTGCGCTGCCTGAACTTCCTTGAAGAACCCAGCAGCGGCCGGATCAAGGTCGGTGACATCGAAATCGATGGCAGCCGCCCGCTGAACCAGCAGCAGGGCCTGGTGCGGCGTTTGCGCCAGCAGGTGGGCTTCGTGTTCCAGAATTTCAATCTGTTTCCCCATCGCACCGCCCTGGAAAATGTCATCGAGGGCCCGCTGGTAGTGAAGAAGACCCCGCGTGCCGACGCCGAAACCCTGGGCCGCAAGCTATTGGCCAAGGTGGGCCTGGCCGGCAAGGAGGACGCCTATCCACGACGCCTCTCCGGCGGCCAGCAACAACGGGTGGCGATTGCCCGGGCACTGGCGATGGAGCCGCAGGTGATCCTGTTCGATGAGCCGACCTCGGCGCTGGACCCGGAACTGGTCGGAGAAGTCCTGGCGACCATTCGTGGCCTGGCCGAAGAAAAACGCACCATGGTCATCGTGACCCACGAAATGGGCTTTGCCCGTGACGTGGCAAACCGCGTGGTGTTTTTCGACAAGGGCGTGATCGTCGAACAAGGTGAAGCCAAGGCGATGTTTGCAGCGCCCAAGGAAGAACGCACCCGACAGTTCCTCAGCAAGTTCCTCTCGGCGGGCCACGGCGCGCAGTAA
- the tcyJ gene encoding cystine ABC transporter substrate-binding protein, with translation MNFSALRRNLLIGSLGLALSAGLLGQAVAGEQLQKIKDAGVINVGLEGTYPPFSFVDADGKLAGFEVEFSEALAKELGVEVKLQATKWDGILAALESKRLDAVINQVTISEERKKKYDFSEPYTVSGIQALVLKKNEEKLNIKAAADLAGKKVGVGLGTNYEQWLKDNVPKADIRTYEDDPTKYQDLRIGRIDAILVDRLAAFELAKKAPDTAVAGDAFSRQEAGVTLRKGEPELLAAVNKAIDKLRADGTLKKLSEKYFNADVTQ, from the coding sequence ATGAATTTTTCTGCATTACGTCGCAACCTGTTGATCGGTTCGCTGGGCCTGGCATTGAGCGCCGGCCTACTGGGGCAAGCGGTTGCCGGTGAGCAGCTGCAAAAAATCAAGGACGCGGGCGTGATCAACGTCGGCCTGGAAGGCACTTATCCACCGTTCAGCTTCGTCGATGCCGACGGCAAGCTCGCCGGTTTCGAAGTGGAGTTTTCCGAAGCCCTGGCCAAGGAGCTGGGCGTGGAGGTGAAGCTGCAAGCCACCAAATGGGACGGCATCCTGGCTGCGCTGGAATCCAAGCGCCTGGACGCGGTGATCAACCAGGTGACCATCTCCGAAGAGCGCAAGAAAAAGTACGACTTCTCCGAGCCGTATACCGTCTCCGGTATCCAGGCACTGGTCCTGAAGAAAAACGAAGAAAAACTCAACATCAAGGCCGCCGCCGACCTGGCTGGCAAGAAAGTCGGCGTAGGCCTGGGCACCAACTACGAACAATGGCTCAAGGACAACGTGCCCAAGGCTGACATCCGTACCTATGAGGATGATCCGACCAAGTACCAGGACCTGCGTATCGGCCGTATCGACGCGATTCTGGTGGACCGCCTGGCCGCCTTTGAACTGGCGAAGAAAGCCCCGGATACCGCCGTTGCCGGCGACGCCTTTTCCCGTCAGGAAGCCGGTGTGACCCTGCGTAAAGGCGAACCCGAGCTGCTGGCGGCGGTGAACAAAGCCATTGATAAGCTGCGCGCTGACGGCACCTTGAAGAAGCTGTCCGAGAAATACTTCAACGCTGACGTCACCCAATAA
- a CDS encoding SDR family oxidoreductase: MSTQTSKVAIVTGASRGIGAELARQLARDGFAVAINYANSATEASKLVVQLRQAGHRVIAIKADVSSAADVRRMFDETEAQLGKVDVLVNNAGILQVMPLAQHSDELFEQTFAINTRGTFNTLREAAIRLNEGGRIVNFSSSTVGLNLPGYSVYIASKAAVESLTQVFAKELRGRQITVNAIAPGPVATELFMHGKSEEQIQQHAKMPPLERLGQPEDIASILSFLVSPAAGWVNGQVLRANGGLV; encoded by the coding sequence ATGTCGACTCAAACCTCAAAAGTAGCCATCGTCACCGGCGCCTCCCGCGGCATCGGTGCTGAACTCGCCAGGCAATTGGCCCGCGACGGCTTCGCTGTCGCCATCAACTACGCCAACAGTGCTACCGAGGCCTCGAAGCTGGTGGTGCAACTGCGCCAGGCCGGTCACCGGGTCATCGCGATCAAGGCCGACGTTTCCTCTGCTGCCGACGTTCGCCGGATGTTCGATGAGACAGAAGCGCAACTGGGCAAGGTCGATGTATTGGTCAACAACGCCGGCATCCTGCAGGTGATGCCCCTGGCGCAACACAGCGACGAGTTGTTCGAGCAGACCTTCGCGATCAACACCCGTGGCACCTTCAATACTTTGCGCGAAGCCGCGATCCGCCTGAACGAAGGAGGCCGCATCGTGAACTTTTCCAGCAGCACCGTGGGCCTGAACCTGCCCGGCTATTCGGTGTACATCGCCAGCAAGGCAGCGGTGGAATCGCTGACCCAGGTATTCGCCAAGGAGCTGCGCGGCCGTCAGATCACGGTCAACGCCATCGCCCCCGGCCCGGTGGCGACCGAACTGTTCATGCACGGCAAAAGCGAGGAGCAGATCCAGCAGCACGCCAAGATGCCGCCCCTGGAGCGCCTCGGCCAGCCGGAAGACATCGCCAGCATCCTGTCCTTCCTGGTGAGCCCCGCCGCCGGCTGGGTGAATGGCCAGGTCCTGCGGGCCAACGGCGGGCTTGTCTGA
- a CDS encoding SfnB family sulfur acquisition oxidoreductase, translating into MSGLAQAKIQSDLDVAPPLLPAQVLRNDAEAIKAAHELAQVARQQAARRDQQRKLPWSEIEQFTRSGLGSIAVPREYGGPQVSFETIAEVFSIISAADPALGQIPQNQFGVLQLILGTGTERQKEILLNSVLEGWRIGNAGPERGTRNTLELKARISADSRGFVINGQKFYSTGALFAHWVAVKALDDEGRQVLAFVRRGTPGLRIVDDWSGFGQRTTASGTVLLNNVRVDTDLVLDNWRINDTPNVQGAISQLIQAAIDAGIARGAIDDAIAFVRERSRPSIDAKVERASDDLYVIADIGKLKIDLHAAEALLRKAGRVLDQVSVAPITAQSAARASIAVAEAKVLSTEIALLASEKLFELAGSRATLAEFNLDRHWRNARVHTLHDPVRWKYHAIGAYHLNGTLPARHSWI; encoded by the coding sequence ATGTCCGGTCTGGCGCAAGCAAAGATCCAGAGCGACCTGGACGTCGCCCCCCCGCTGTTGCCCGCCCAGGTGCTGCGCAACGATGCCGAAGCGATCAAGGCTGCCCATGAGCTGGCACAGGTTGCCCGCCAACAGGCCGCGCGACGGGATCAACAGCGAAAGCTGCCCTGGTCGGAAATCGAGCAATTCACCCGCAGCGGGCTCGGCAGCATCGCCGTCCCTCGGGAATACGGTGGCCCGCAAGTCTCGTTCGAGACCATTGCCGAAGTCTTCTCGATCATTTCCGCTGCTGATCCGGCCCTCGGACAGATTCCGCAGAACCAGTTCGGCGTGCTCCAACTGATCCTCGGTACGGGCACCGAACGGCAGAAAGAAATCCTCCTGAACAGCGTGCTCGAAGGCTGGCGCATCGGCAACGCCGGGCCGGAACGGGGTACGCGCAACACCCTGGAACTCAAGGCGCGGATCAGCGCCGACAGCCGCGGCTTTGTCATCAACGGCCAGAAGTTCTATTCCACCGGCGCACTGTTCGCCCACTGGGTGGCGGTCAAGGCATTGGATGACGAGGGCCGGCAAGTACTGGCGTTCGTGCGACGCGGCACACCGGGCCTGCGCATCGTCGACGACTGGTCGGGTTTCGGCCAGCGCACCACAGCCAGTGGCACCGTGCTGCTGAACAACGTGCGGGTCGATACCGACTTGGTGCTGGACAATTGGCGCATCAACGACACGCCGAACGTGCAAGGCGCGATCTCGCAATTGATCCAGGCCGCCATTGACGCCGGCATCGCCCGTGGCGCTATCGACGACGCCATTGCCTTCGTGCGCGAGCGCTCTCGCCCCTCGATCGACGCCAAGGTCGAACGAGCCAGCGACGACCTGTATGTGATCGCCGATATCGGCAAGCTGAAAATCGACCTGCACGCCGCCGAAGCGCTGCTGCGCAAGGCCGGCCGGGTGTTGGATCAGGTCAGCGTCGCGCCCATCACCGCACAGTCCGCCGCCCGGGCCTCGATAGCTGTGGCCGAAGCCAAGGTACTGAGCACCGAGATCGCCCTGCTGGCCAGCGAAAAACTGTTCGAGCTGGCCGGCAGCCGCGCCACCCTCGCCGAATTCAATCTCGACCGTCATTGGCGCAACGCCCGCGTCCATACCCTGCACGACCCGGTGCGCTGGAAGTACCACGCGATAGGTGCCTATCACCTGAACGGTACCTTGCCGGCCCGGCATTCCTGGATCTGA
- a CDS encoding D-cysteine desulfhydrase, producing MIKQQLSRFNRLNLLGHPTPLEKLERLSTWLGRDLYIKRDDLTPLALGGNKLRKLEYLAADALAQGADTLITAGAIQSNHVRQTAALAARLGLGCVALLENPIGTEDANYLGNGNRLLLELFDAKVELVENLDNADEQLQALAARLRNNGKKPYLVPIGGSNALGALGYVRAGLELAEQIKDTGLDFAAVVLASGSAGTHSGLALALSETLPQLPVIGVTVSRSEEDQFPKVQGLAERVAQLLEVALPEAFKVNLWDEYFAPRYGEPNAGTLAAVKLLASLEGLLLDPVYTGKAMAGLLDGIGRDRFDEGPIIFLHTGGAPALFAYNAAF from the coding sequence ATGATCAAACAACAGCTGTCCCGTTTTAACCGTCTCAACCTGCTCGGCCATCCAACACCGCTGGAAAAACTCGAACGCCTCTCCACCTGGCTCGGCCGCGACCTTTACATCAAGCGCGACGACCTGACGCCCCTGGCCCTGGGTGGCAACAAGCTGCGCAAACTCGAATACCTTGCCGCCGACGCCCTGGCCCAAGGCGCCGACACCCTGATTACCGCCGGCGCAATCCAGTCCAACCATGTGCGCCAGACCGCTGCACTGGCGGCCAGACTGGGCCTGGGTTGCGTGGCCTTGCTGGAAAATCCCATCGGCACCGAGGACGCCAATTACCTGGGCAACGGCAACCGATTGCTGCTGGAGCTGTTCGACGCCAAGGTCGAGCTGGTGGAAAACCTGGATAACGCCGACGAGCAACTGCAAGCCCTGGCTGCCCGGTTGCGCAACAACGGCAAGAAGCCGTACCTGGTGCCGATTGGCGGCTCAAACGCCCTGGGGGCATTGGGGTATGTGCGCGCCGGCCTGGAACTGGCCGAACAGATCAAGGACACCGGCCTGGACTTCGCCGCCGTGGTGCTGGCCTCGGGCAGCGCCGGCACCCACAGCGGCCTGGCCCTGGCCCTGAGTGAAACCCTGCCGCAACTACCAGTGATCGGCGTCACGGTCTCGCGCAGCGAGGAAGACCAGTTCCCGAAGGTCCAGGGGCTGGCCGAACGCGTCGCCCAGCTACTTGAAGTAGCGCTTCCAGAGGCCTTCAAGGTGAACCTGTGGGATGAATATTTCGCCCCTCGCTACGGTGAGCCGAACGCCGGTACGCTGGCGGCGGTCAAGTTGCTGGCAAGTCTGGAGGGCCTGCTGCTGGATCCGGTCTACACCGGCAAGGCCATGGCCGGCCTGCTCGACGGCATCGGCCGCGACCGTTTCGATGAAGGTCCGATCATCTTCCTGCACACCGGCGGGGCCCCGGCGCTGTTTGCTTACAACGCCGCGTTCTGA
- the betT gene encoding choline transporter BetT translates to MNPPVFYFAATFILLFGLVVIALPEQAGAWLLAAQNWAANTVGWYYLLAMALYLVFVVVTALSGYGKIKLGADHDEPEFSYLSWAGMLFAAGISITLFFFCVSEPLTHLAQPPQGEAGTADAARQAMQILFLHWGLHGWGVFAFVGMALAYFAYRHNLPLALRSALYPLIGKRINGPIGYAVDGFGIIATVFGLGADMGFGVLHLNSGLDYLLGIPHTQWIQVGLIVLMMGAAIIVAVAGVDKGVRVMSDINMLLACALLLFVLFAGPTQHLLNTLIQNVGDYLGALPMKSFDLYAYNKPSDWLGGWTVFYWAWWIAWSPFVGLFIARISRGRTIREFVFGVLLIPLGFTLAWMSIFGNSAIDQVLNHGMSALGMSALDNPSMSLYLLLETYPWSKTVIAVTVFISFVFFVTSADSGTVVLSTLSAKGGNPDEDGPKWLRVFWGAMTALVTSALLFSGSIDALKSAVVLTSLPFSLILLLMMWGLHKAFHLESQKQIAQLHSLAPVSASRRGKGGWRQRLSQAVHFPSRDEVYRFLDTTVRPAIEEVKAVFAEKGLTVMTQPDPANDSVSLEIGHGEQHPFIYQVQMRGYFTPSFARGGMGSKQINNRRYYRAEVHLSEGSQDYDLVGYTKEQVINDILDQYERHMQFLHLVR, encoded by the coding sequence ATGAACCCGCCGGTGTTCTACTTCGCGGCGACCTTCATCCTGCTGTTCGGCCTGGTGGTGATTGCCCTGCCCGAGCAGGCCGGCGCCTGGCTGCTGGCGGCGCAGAACTGGGCGGCCAACACGGTCGGCTGGTATTACCTGCTGGCGATGGCCCTGTACCTGGTCTTCGTGGTGGTCACCGCCTTGTCCGGCTACGGCAAGATCAAGCTCGGTGCCGATCACGACGAGCCCGAATTCAGTTACCTGTCCTGGGCCGGCATGCTGTTCGCCGCCGGGATCAGCATCACGCTGTTCTTCTTTTGCGTCTCCGAACCGTTGACCCATCTGGCGCAGCCGCCCCAGGGCGAAGCCGGCACCGCCGATGCGGCACGCCAGGCCATGCAGATCCTGTTTCTGCATTGGGGCCTGCACGGCTGGGGCGTGTTTGCGTTCGTCGGCATGGCCCTGGCGTACTTCGCCTATCGACATAACCTGCCGCTGGCCCTGCGTTCGGCGTTGTATCCGCTGATCGGCAAGCGCATCAATGGCCCCATCGGCTATGCCGTCGATGGCTTCGGCATCATCGCGACCGTGTTCGGCCTCGGTGCGGACATGGGGTTCGGTGTCCTGCACCTCAACTCCGGCCTCGACTACCTGCTGGGCATCCCGCATACCCAATGGATTCAGGTTGGCCTGATCGTGCTGATGATGGGGGCGGCGATTATCGTGGCGGTGGCTGGCGTCGATAAGGGCGTGCGGGTCATGTCCGACATCAATATGCTGCTGGCCTGCGCGCTGCTGCTGTTCGTGCTGTTCGCCGGACCCACTCAGCATTTGCTCAACACCCTGATCCAGAACGTGGGCGATTACCTCGGCGCCCTGCCGATGAAGAGTTTCGATCTGTATGCCTACAACAAACCCAGCGACTGGCTGGGGGGCTGGACGGTGTTCTATTGGGCCTGGTGGATTGCCTGGTCGCCGTTCGTGGGGCTGTTCATCGCACGGATCTCCCGGGGCCGTACCATTCGTGAATTCGTGTTTGGCGTGTTGCTGATTCCCTTGGGTTTCACCCTCGCGTGGATGTCGATTTTCGGCAACAGCGCCATCGATCAGGTGCTGAACCACGGCATGAGCGCCCTGGGTATGTCAGCCCTGGACAATCCGTCGATGAGTCTTTACCTGCTGTTGGAAACCTACCCGTGGAGCAAGACGGTCATCGCGGTCACGGTGTTCATCAGCTTCGTGTTCTTTGTCACCTCGGCCGACTCCGGCACCGTGGTGCTTTCAACGCTCTCGGCCAAGGGCGGCAACCCTGATGAAGACGGACCGAAATGGCTGCGGGTGTTCTGGGGAGCGATGACCGCCCTGGTGACCAGCGCGCTGTTGTTTTCCGGCAGCATCGATGCGTTGAAATCGGCGGTTGTGCTGACTTCACTGCCATTTTCGCTGATCCTGTTGTTGATGATGTGGGGCCTGCACAAGGCGTTTCACCTCGAGTCCCAGAAACAGATCGCGCAATTGCATTCCCTGGCGCCGGTGTCGGCTTCACGTCGAGGCAAGGGCGGCTGGCGCCAGCGCCTCAGCCAGGCGGTGCATTTTCCGTCCCGCGACGAGGTCTATCGCTTCCTCGACACCACGGTGCGTCCGGCCATCGAGGAAGTGAAGGCGGTGTTCGCCGAGAAGGGACTGACGGTGATGACCCAGCCAGACCCGGCCAACGACAGCGTCAGCCTGGAGATCGGCCATGGCGAGCAGCATCCGTTCATCTATCAGGTGCAGATGCGCGGTTACTTCACGCCATCCTTCGCCCGAGGCGGCATGGGCTCCAAGCAGATCAACAACCGTCGTTACTACCGGGCCGAGGTGCATTTGAGCGAAGGCAGCCAGGATTACGACCTGGTGGGCTATACCAAGGAGCAGGTCATCAACGACATCCTCGATCAGTACGAGCGGCACATGCAGTTCCTGCATCTGGTGCGCTGA
- the mgrA gene encoding L-glyceraldehyde 3-phosphate reductase, with the protein MTYIAAENRYESIPYRRVGRSGLVLPALSLGLWHNFGDSTPIDTQRALLRTAFDLGINHFDLANNYGPPYGSAEVNFGRLLREDFKHYRDELIISSKAGWDMWPGPYGQGGGSRKYVLASLDQSLQRLGLDYVDIFYSHRFDPDTPLEETASALATAVQQGKALYVGISSYSGVKTREMAALLKDWKIPLLIHQPAYNLLNRWVEKDLLDATDELGTGVIAFTPLAQGLLTDKYLKGIPSDARVNRPGGGSLQASHLSQENIAHVRALNEIARQRGQSLAQMALAWTLRDPRVTSALIGASRPEQIIENVGALQNLSFSAEELAQIDRFAREGGINLWEKPSSAE; encoded by the coding sequence ATGACCTACATCGCTGCTGAAAATCGCTACGAGTCCATTCCCTATCGTCGAGTTGGTCGCAGCGGGCTGGTGTTGCCGGCATTGTCGCTGGGGTTGTGGCACAACTTCGGCGACAGCACGCCGATCGACACCCAGCGTGCCTTGCTGCGCACGGCGTTTGACCTGGGCATCAACCACTTCGACCTGGCCAACAACTACGGCCCACCCTATGGCAGTGCCGAGGTCAATTTTGGCCGGTTGCTGCGTGAAGACTTCAAGCACTACCGCGACGAGTTGATCATCTCCAGCAAGGCCGGTTGGGACATGTGGCCGGGACCGTATGGCCAGGGTGGCGGGTCGCGCAAGTATGTGTTGGCCAGCCTCGATCAGAGCCTGCAACGCCTGGGGCTCGACTACGTGGATATTTTCTATTCCCACCGCTTCGATCCGGATACCCCGCTGGAAGAAACCGCCAGTGCCCTGGCTACGGCGGTGCAACAGGGCAAGGCCTTGTACGTCGGTATTTCTTCCTATTCCGGGGTGAAGACCCGGGAAATGGCGGCGCTGCTCAAGGACTGGAAAATCCCGTTGCTGATCCACCAGCCGGCCTACAACCTGCTCAACCGCTGGGTGGAAAAAGACCTGTTGGACGCCACCGACGAATTGGGTACCGGCGTGATCGCCTTTACCCCGCTGGCCCAGGGTCTGCTCACGGACAAGTACCTCAAGGGCATCCCGTCCGATGCACGGGTCAATCGTCCGGGTGGCGGTTCGTTGCAGGCTTCACACCTGTCGCAAGAGAACATCGCCCATGTGCGCGCCCTCAACGAGATCGCCCGGCAGCGCGGCCAGAGCCTGGCACAAATGGCCTTGGCCTGGACCCTGCGCGATCCACGGGTGACGTCCGCCCTGATCGGTGCCAGCCGTCCGGAGCAGATCATCGAGAACGTCGGGGCGCTGCAGAACCTGAGCTTCAGTGCCGAGGAGCTGGCGCAGATCGACCGGTTTGCTCGGGAGGGCGGTATCAATCTCTGGGAAAAGCCTTCGTCGGCGGAGTAA
- the tcyL gene encoding cystine ABC transporter permease — MEAKLQLVLSSTPFLLQGVYFTVVLSLGGMLFGFLLGFGLALMRLSRFKLVDWFARVYVSFFRGTPLLVQLFMMYYGLPQVGIELDPIPAALIGLSLNMAAYICETLRAAISSIERGQWEAAASIGMTRVQTLRRAILPQAMRTALPPLGNSFTSLVKDTSLAATIQVPELLRQAQLVSARTFEIFAMYLSAALIYWILVSALAHVQNRLEARVNRHEQES; from the coding sequence ATGGAAGCAAAGCTCCAGCTCGTCCTCAGTTCCACGCCCTTTTTGCTTCAGGGCGTGTACTTCACGGTCGTCCTGAGCCTGGGTGGAATGCTCTTCGGCTTCCTGCTCGGGTTTGGCCTGGCCTTGATGCGCCTGTCGCGCTTCAAGCTGGTGGACTGGTTCGCCCGGGTCTACGTCTCGTTCTTCCGCGGCACGCCACTGCTGGTCCAGCTGTTCATGATGTATTACGGTCTGCCGCAAGTGGGTATCGAGCTGGACCCGATACCCGCAGCGCTGATCGGCCTCTCGTTGAACATGGCAGCCTACATCTGTGAAACCCTGCGGGCCGCCATCAGCTCCATCGAGCGCGGCCAGTGGGAGGCGGCTGCCAGTATCGGCATGACCCGCGTGCAGACGCTACGCCGGGCCATCCTGCCGCAAGCCATGCGCACGGCCCTGCCACCCTTGGGGAACAGCTTCACCTCGCTGGTCAAGGACACCTCGCTGGCGGCCACCATCCAGGTGCCTGAACTGCTGCGCCAGGCGCAATTGGTTTCCGCGCGGACCTTTGAAATTTTCGCCATGTACCTGTCGGCTGCCTTGATCTACTGGATTCTTGTCAGCGCCCTGGCGCATGTGCAAAACCGTCTGGAAGCGCGGGTCAACCGGCATGAGCAGGAGTCTTGA